A section of the Perognathus longimembris pacificus isolate PPM17 chromosome 7, ASM2315922v1, whole genome shotgun sequence genome encodes:
- the Map7d1 gene encoding MAP7 domain-containing protein 1 isoform X1 — protein MESGPHAEPGPGASPAVVARIPPEPRPSPEGDPSPPPPPPPMSTLVPDTPPDTPPAMKNAISPKPETPAEQVEPRPALLQEDSPSSDSKSRGPTPPASGPRDARPPRRSSQPSPTAVPASDSPSTKQDVKKAGERHKLAKERREERAKYLAAKKAVWLEKEEKAKVLREKQLQERRRRLEEQRLKAEQRRAALEERQRQKLEKNKERYEAAIQRSVKKTWAEIRQQRWSWAGALHHSSPGRRTSGNRCSVSAVNLPKHVDSIINKRLSKSSATLWNSPSRNRSLQLSAWESSIVDRLMTPTLSFLARSRSAVTLPRNGRDQGRGGGPGRRPIRGRAGASLGPGPHPDRTHPSAAVPVCPRSASASPLTPCSAPRSVHRCTPAGERGERRKPGSGGSPALARRRPEASPVQKKEKKDKERENEKEKSALARERSLKKRQSLPASVRPRLSTGASSQPSPKSKARTSSPSTSWPRPASPCLSPGPGHALPPKPPSPRGTTASSKGRVRRKEEAKESPSPAVAQDKNQDKGRASDEKEPAGPPSPAPSPVPSPSPAQPQKEHPTVETPADMPVLISSPAPAPPVTPSKPMAGTTDREEATRLLAEKRRQAREQREREEQERRLQAERDKRMREEQLAREAEARAEREAEARRREEQEAREKAQAEQEEQERLQKQKEEAEARSREEAERQRLEREKHFQREEQERQERKKRLEEIMKRTRKSEVAETKVVDIALEPDCSSSSKQKQDRKEATANNSSQDPEKAVEARPSGLQKDTMQKEELPPQEPQWSLPSKELPGSLVNGLQPLPAHQENGFSPKGPSGDKSLGRTPEALLPFAEAEAFLKKAVVQPPQVTEVL, from the exons ATGGAGAGCGGCCCGCACGCGGAGCCGGGTCCCGGCGCATCCCCAG CTGTGGTAGCCAGGATCCCCCCAGAGCCAAGACCTTCTCCAGAAGGTGACCCttctccacctccaccaccaccaccaatgtcAACCCTGGTCCCTGACACTCCCCCGGATACCCCTCCTGCCATGAAGAATGCCATTAGCCCCAAACCAGAGACCCCCGCCGAGCAGGTTGAGCCCAGACCAGCCCTGCTGCAGGAAGATTCCCCTTCCTCAGACTCAAAGAGCAGAGGACCCACCCCACCTGCCTCAGGCCCGAGGGATGCCAGGCCTCCTCGAAGGAGCAGCCAGCCCTCACCAACAGCAGTGCCAGCCTCTGACAGCCCTTCCACTAAGCAGG ATGTCAAGAAGGCAGGAGAGAGACACAAGCTGGCAAAGGAGCGGCGAGAAGAGCGGGCCAAGTACCTGG CGGCCAAGAAGGCAGTGTGgctagagaaggaggagaaggccaAGGTGCTACGGGAAAAACAGCTCCAGGAGCGCCGGCGGCGGCTAGAAGAACAACGGCTGAAAGCCGAACAACGCCGGGCAGCCCTGGAGGAGAGGCAGCGGCAGAAGCTCGAGAAAAACAAG GAGCGCTACGAAGCAGCCATCCAGAGGTCAGTGAAGAAGACATGGGCTGAAATCCGGCAGCAGCGCTGGTCCTGGGCAGGGGCCCTACACCACAGCTCTCCAGGACGTAGGACTA GTGGGAACAGGTGCTCCGTGTCGGCAGTAAACCTGCCCAAACACGTGGACTCTATAATCAACAAGCGGCTCTCAAAGTCCTCTGCCACACTCTGGAACTCCCCCAGTAGAA ATCGCAGCCTGCAGCTGAGCGCGTGGGAGAGCAGCATCGTGGACCGTCTGATGACGCCCACCCTCTCCTTCCTGGCTCGGAGTCGCAGTGCGGTCACCCTGCCCCGAAATGGCCGCGACCAGGGTAGGGGCGGCGGCCCTGGGAGACGCCCCATCAGGGGCCGGGCAGGGGCCAGCCTCGGGCCTGGACCGCACCCCGACCGCACTCATCCCTCCGCAGCCGTGCCCGTGTGCCCGCGCTCGGCCTCCGCCAGCCCCCTGACGCCTTGCAGCGCCCCTCGGAGCGTGCACCGCTGCACCCCCGCCGGGGAGCGCGGGGAGCGGCGCAAGCCCGGCTCCGGCGGCAGCCCTGCTTTGGCCCGCCGCCGGCCGGAAGCCTCGCCG gtgcagaagaaagagaagaaggataaGGAGCGGGAAAACGAGAAGGAAAAAAGCGCCCTAGCCCGGGAGCGCAGCCTTAAGAAGCGCCAGTCCCTGCCTGCCTCTGTGCGTCCGCGCCTCTCCACGGGCGCATCCTCCCAGCCCAG CCCTAAATCCAAGGCCCGGACGTCCTCTCCCTCCACATCCTGGCCTAGGCCTGCCTCTCCTTGCCTTAGCCCTGGGCCTGGCCATGCTCTGCCTCCAAAACCACCATCCCCCCGAGGCACTACTGCATCATCCAAGGGGCGAGTTCggaggaaggaggaggcaaaGGAGAGCCCCAGCCCAGCAGTGGCTCAGGACAAGAACCAGGACAAGGGCAGGGCCAGTGATGAGAAGGAGCCTGCGGGCCCACCCTCACCAGCACCCTCACCTGTGCCCTcacccagcccagctcagccccagaAGGAGCATCCCACAGTGGAGACCCCTGCAG ATATGCCTGTCCTGAtctcatccccagcccctgctcccccGGTGACCCCTAGCAAACCCATGGCTGGCACCACAGACAGAGAAGAGGCCACTCGTCTCCTTGCTGAAAAGCGGCGCCAGGCCCGGGAACAGCGGGAGCGGGAGGAGCAGGAGCGGAGGCTACAGGCGGAAAGGGACAA GCGAATGCGGGAAGAGCAGCTGGCACGAGAGGCTGAGGCTCGGGCTGAGCGGGAGGCCGAGGCCCGGAGGCGGGAGGAGCAGGAGGCCCGAGAGAAGGCACAGGctgagcaggaggagcaggaacgGCTGCAGAAGCAG AAAGAGGAAGCTGAAGCCCGTTCGAGGGAAGAAGCAGAGCGGCAGCGTCTAGAGCGGGAAAAGCACTTCCAGCGGGAGGAGCAGGAGCGGCAGGAACGTAAAAAG CGTCTGGAAGAGATAATGAAGAGGACTCGGAAATCAGAAGTTGCTGAAACCAAG GTGGTTGACATAGCCCTTGAGCCTGACTGCTCTTCCTCTTCAAAGCAGAAGCAGGACCGAAAGGAGGCCACAGCCAACAATTCCAGCCAAG ACCCAGAGAAAGCAGTGGAGGCCAGGCCCTCGGGCCTGCAGAAGGACACTATGCAGAAAGAGGAGCTGCCCCCCCAAGAGCCACAGTGGAG CCTGCCAAGCAAAGAGCTGCCAGGGTCCCTGGTGAATGGTCTGCagcctcttccagcacaccaggAGAATGGCTTCTCCCCCAAGGGACCTTCTGGGGACAAGAGTCTGGGCCGAACACCAGAGGCACTTCTGCCCTTTGCGGAGGCAGAAGCCTTTCTCAAGAAAGCTGTGGTGCAGCCCCCGCAGGTCACAG aAGTCCTTTAA
- the Map7d1 gene encoding MAP7 domain-containing protein 1 isoform X2 — protein sequence MESGPHAEPGPGASPAVVARIPPEPRPSPEGDPSPPPPPPPMSTLVPDTPPDTPPAMKNAISPKPETPAEQVEPRPALLQEDSPSSDSKSRGPTPPASGPRDARPPRRSSQPSPTAVPASDSPSTKQDVKKAGERHKLAKERREERAKYLAAKKAVWLEKEEKAKVLREKQLQERRRRLEEQRLKAEQRRAALEERQRQKLEKNKERYEAAIQRSVKKTWAEIRQQRWSWAGALHHSSPGRRTSGNRCSVSAVNLPKHVDSIINKRLSKSSATLWNSPSRNRSLQLSAWESSIVDRLMTPTLSFLARSRSAVTLPRNGRDQGRGGGPGRRPIRGRAGASLGPGPHPDRTHPSAAVPVCPRSASASPLTPCSAPRSVHRCTPAGERGERRKPGSGGSPALARRRPEASPVQKKEKKDKERENEKEKSALARERSLKKRQSLPASVRPRLSTGASSQPSPKSKARTSSPSTSWPRPASPCLSPGPGHALPPKPPSPRGTTASSKGRVRRKEEAKESPSPAVAQDKNQDKGRASDEKEPAGPPSPAPSPVPSPSPAQPQKEHPTVETPAAPAPPVTPSKPMAGTTDREEATRLLAEKRRQAREQREREEQERRLQAERDKRMREEQLAREAEARAEREAEARRREEQEAREKAQAEQEEQERLQKQKEEAEARSREEAERQRLEREKHFQREEQERQERKKRLEEIMKRTRKSEVAETKVVDIALEPDCSSSSKQKQDRKEATANNSSQDPEKAVEARPSGLQKDTMQKEELPPQEPQWSLPSKELPGSLVNGLQPLPAHQENGFSPKGPSGDKSLGRTPEALLPFAEAEAFLKKAVVQPPQVTEVL from the exons ATGGAGAGCGGCCCGCACGCGGAGCCGGGTCCCGGCGCATCCCCAG CTGTGGTAGCCAGGATCCCCCCAGAGCCAAGACCTTCTCCAGAAGGTGACCCttctccacctccaccaccaccaccaatgtcAACCCTGGTCCCTGACACTCCCCCGGATACCCCTCCTGCCATGAAGAATGCCATTAGCCCCAAACCAGAGACCCCCGCCGAGCAGGTTGAGCCCAGACCAGCCCTGCTGCAGGAAGATTCCCCTTCCTCAGACTCAAAGAGCAGAGGACCCACCCCACCTGCCTCAGGCCCGAGGGATGCCAGGCCTCCTCGAAGGAGCAGCCAGCCCTCACCAACAGCAGTGCCAGCCTCTGACAGCCCTTCCACTAAGCAGG ATGTCAAGAAGGCAGGAGAGAGACACAAGCTGGCAAAGGAGCGGCGAGAAGAGCGGGCCAAGTACCTGG CGGCCAAGAAGGCAGTGTGgctagagaaggaggagaaggccaAGGTGCTACGGGAAAAACAGCTCCAGGAGCGCCGGCGGCGGCTAGAAGAACAACGGCTGAAAGCCGAACAACGCCGGGCAGCCCTGGAGGAGAGGCAGCGGCAGAAGCTCGAGAAAAACAAG GAGCGCTACGAAGCAGCCATCCAGAGGTCAGTGAAGAAGACATGGGCTGAAATCCGGCAGCAGCGCTGGTCCTGGGCAGGGGCCCTACACCACAGCTCTCCAGGACGTAGGACTA GTGGGAACAGGTGCTCCGTGTCGGCAGTAAACCTGCCCAAACACGTGGACTCTATAATCAACAAGCGGCTCTCAAAGTCCTCTGCCACACTCTGGAACTCCCCCAGTAGAA ATCGCAGCCTGCAGCTGAGCGCGTGGGAGAGCAGCATCGTGGACCGTCTGATGACGCCCACCCTCTCCTTCCTGGCTCGGAGTCGCAGTGCGGTCACCCTGCCCCGAAATGGCCGCGACCAGGGTAGGGGCGGCGGCCCTGGGAGACGCCCCATCAGGGGCCGGGCAGGGGCCAGCCTCGGGCCTGGACCGCACCCCGACCGCACTCATCCCTCCGCAGCCGTGCCCGTGTGCCCGCGCTCGGCCTCCGCCAGCCCCCTGACGCCTTGCAGCGCCCCTCGGAGCGTGCACCGCTGCACCCCCGCCGGGGAGCGCGGGGAGCGGCGCAAGCCCGGCTCCGGCGGCAGCCCTGCTTTGGCCCGCCGCCGGCCGGAAGCCTCGCCG gtgcagaagaaagagaagaaggataaGGAGCGGGAAAACGAGAAGGAAAAAAGCGCCCTAGCCCGGGAGCGCAGCCTTAAGAAGCGCCAGTCCCTGCCTGCCTCTGTGCGTCCGCGCCTCTCCACGGGCGCATCCTCCCAGCCCAG CCCTAAATCCAAGGCCCGGACGTCCTCTCCCTCCACATCCTGGCCTAGGCCTGCCTCTCCTTGCCTTAGCCCTGGGCCTGGCCATGCTCTGCCTCCAAAACCACCATCCCCCCGAGGCACTACTGCATCATCCAAGGGGCGAGTTCggaggaaggaggaggcaaaGGAGAGCCCCAGCCCAGCAGTGGCTCAGGACAAGAACCAGGACAAGGGCAGGGCCAGTGATGAGAAGGAGCCTGCGGGCCCACCCTCACCAGCACCCTCACCTGTGCCCTcacccagcccagctcagccccagaAGGAGCATCCCACAGTGGAGACCCCTGCAG cccctgctcccccGGTGACCCCTAGCAAACCCATGGCTGGCACCACAGACAGAGAAGAGGCCACTCGTCTCCTTGCTGAAAAGCGGCGCCAGGCCCGGGAACAGCGGGAGCGGGAGGAGCAGGAGCGGAGGCTACAGGCGGAAAGGGACAA GCGAATGCGGGAAGAGCAGCTGGCACGAGAGGCTGAGGCTCGGGCTGAGCGGGAGGCCGAGGCCCGGAGGCGGGAGGAGCAGGAGGCCCGAGAGAAGGCACAGGctgagcaggaggagcaggaacgGCTGCAGAAGCAG AAAGAGGAAGCTGAAGCCCGTTCGAGGGAAGAAGCAGAGCGGCAGCGTCTAGAGCGGGAAAAGCACTTCCAGCGGGAGGAGCAGGAGCGGCAGGAACGTAAAAAG CGTCTGGAAGAGATAATGAAGAGGACTCGGAAATCAGAAGTTGCTGAAACCAAG GTGGTTGACATAGCCCTTGAGCCTGACTGCTCTTCCTCTTCAAAGCAGAAGCAGGACCGAAAGGAGGCCACAGCCAACAATTCCAGCCAAG ACCCAGAGAAAGCAGTGGAGGCCAGGCCCTCGGGCCTGCAGAAGGACACTATGCAGAAAGAGGAGCTGCCCCCCCAAGAGCCACAGTGGAG CCTGCCAAGCAAAGAGCTGCCAGGGTCCCTGGTGAATGGTCTGCagcctcttccagcacaccaggAGAATGGCTTCTCCCCCAAGGGACCTTCTGGGGACAAGAGTCTGGGCCGAACACCAGAGGCACTTCTGCCCTTTGCGGAGGCAGAAGCCTTTCTCAAGAAAGCTGTGGTGCAGCCCCCGCAGGTCACAG aAGTCCTTTAA
- the Map7d1 gene encoding MAP7 domain-containing protein 1 isoform X3, which yields MESGPHAEPGPGASPAVVARIPPEPRPSPEGDPSPPPPPPPMSTLVPDTPPDTPPAMKNAISPKPETPAEQVEPRPALLQEDSPSSDSKSRGPTPPASGPRDARPPRRSSQPSPTAVPASDSPSTKQDVKKAGERHKLAKERREERAKYLAAKKAVWLEKEEKAKVLREKQLQERRRRLEEQRLKAEQRRAALEERQRQKLEKNKERYEAAIQRSVKKTWAEIRQQRWSWAGALHHSSPGRRTSGNRCSVSAVNLPKHVDSIINKRLSKSSATLWNSPSRNRSLQLSAWESSIVDRLMTPTLSFLARSRSAVTLPRNGRDQGRGGGPGRRPIRGRAGASLGPGPHPDRTHPSAAVPVCPRSASASPLTPCSAPRSVHRCTPAGERGERRKPGSGGSPALARRRPEASPVQKKEKKDKERENEKEKSALARERSLKKRQSLPASVRPRLSTGASSQPSPKSKARTSSPSTSWPRPASPCLSPGPGHALPPKPPSPRGTTASSKGRVRRKEEAKESPSPAVAQDKNQDKGRASDEKEPAGPPSPAPSPVPSPSPAQPQKEHPTVETPADMPVLISSPAPAPPVTPSKPMAGTTDREEATRLLAEKRRQAREQREREEQERRLQAERDKRMREEQLAREAEARAEREAEARRREEQEAREKAQAEQEEQERLQKQKEEAEARSREEAERQRLEREKHFQREEQERQERKKRLEEIMKRTRKSEVAETKKQDRKEATANNSSQDPEKAVEARPSGLQKDTMQKEELPPQEPQWSLPSKELPGSLVNGLQPLPAHQENGFSPKGPSGDKSLGRTPEALLPFAEAEAFLKKAVVQPPQVTEVL from the exons ATGGAGAGCGGCCCGCACGCGGAGCCGGGTCCCGGCGCATCCCCAG CTGTGGTAGCCAGGATCCCCCCAGAGCCAAGACCTTCTCCAGAAGGTGACCCttctccacctccaccaccaccaccaatgtcAACCCTGGTCCCTGACACTCCCCCGGATACCCCTCCTGCCATGAAGAATGCCATTAGCCCCAAACCAGAGACCCCCGCCGAGCAGGTTGAGCCCAGACCAGCCCTGCTGCAGGAAGATTCCCCTTCCTCAGACTCAAAGAGCAGAGGACCCACCCCACCTGCCTCAGGCCCGAGGGATGCCAGGCCTCCTCGAAGGAGCAGCCAGCCCTCACCAACAGCAGTGCCAGCCTCTGACAGCCCTTCCACTAAGCAGG ATGTCAAGAAGGCAGGAGAGAGACACAAGCTGGCAAAGGAGCGGCGAGAAGAGCGGGCCAAGTACCTGG CGGCCAAGAAGGCAGTGTGgctagagaaggaggagaaggccaAGGTGCTACGGGAAAAACAGCTCCAGGAGCGCCGGCGGCGGCTAGAAGAACAACGGCTGAAAGCCGAACAACGCCGGGCAGCCCTGGAGGAGAGGCAGCGGCAGAAGCTCGAGAAAAACAAG GAGCGCTACGAAGCAGCCATCCAGAGGTCAGTGAAGAAGACATGGGCTGAAATCCGGCAGCAGCGCTGGTCCTGGGCAGGGGCCCTACACCACAGCTCTCCAGGACGTAGGACTA GTGGGAACAGGTGCTCCGTGTCGGCAGTAAACCTGCCCAAACACGTGGACTCTATAATCAACAAGCGGCTCTCAAAGTCCTCTGCCACACTCTGGAACTCCCCCAGTAGAA ATCGCAGCCTGCAGCTGAGCGCGTGGGAGAGCAGCATCGTGGACCGTCTGATGACGCCCACCCTCTCCTTCCTGGCTCGGAGTCGCAGTGCGGTCACCCTGCCCCGAAATGGCCGCGACCAGGGTAGGGGCGGCGGCCCTGGGAGACGCCCCATCAGGGGCCGGGCAGGGGCCAGCCTCGGGCCTGGACCGCACCCCGACCGCACTCATCCCTCCGCAGCCGTGCCCGTGTGCCCGCGCTCGGCCTCCGCCAGCCCCCTGACGCCTTGCAGCGCCCCTCGGAGCGTGCACCGCTGCACCCCCGCCGGGGAGCGCGGGGAGCGGCGCAAGCCCGGCTCCGGCGGCAGCCCTGCTTTGGCCCGCCGCCGGCCGGAAGCCTCGCCG gtgcagaagaaagagaagaaggataaGGAGCGGGAAAACGAGAAGGAAAAAAGCGCCCTAGCCCGGGAGCGCAGCCTTAAGAAGCGCCAGTCCCTGCCTGCCTCTGTGCGTCCGCGCCTCTCCACGGGCGCATCCTCCCAGCCCAG CCCTAAATCCAAGGCCCGGACGTCCTCTCCCTCCACATCCTGGCCTAGGCCTGCCTCTCCTTGCCTTAGCCCTGGGCCTGGCCATGCTCTGCCTCCAAAACCACCATCCCCCCGAGGCACTACTGCATCATCCAAGGGGCGAGTTCggaggaaggaggaggcaaaGGAGAGCCCCAGCCCAGCAGTGGCTCAGGACAAGAACCAGGACAAGGGCAGGGCCAGTGATGAGAAGGAGCCTGCGGGCCCACCCTCACCAGCACCCTCACCTGTGCCCTcacccagcccagctcagccccagaAGGAGCATCCCACAGTGGAGACCCCTGCAG ATATGCCTGTCCTGAtctcatccccagcccctgctcccccGGTGACCCCTAGCAAACCCATGGCTGGCACCACAGACAGAGAAGAGGCCACTCGTCTCCTTGCTGAAAAGCGGCGCCAGGCCCGGGAACAGCGGGAGCGGGAGGAGCAGGAGCGGAGGCTACAGGCGGAAAGGGACAA GCGAATGCGGGAAGAGCAGCTGGCACGAGAGGCTGAGGCTCGGGCTGAGCGGGAGGCCGAGGCCCGGAGGCGGGAGGAGCAGGAGGCCCGAGAGAAGGCACAGGctgagcaggaggagcaggaacgGCTGCAGAAGCAG AAAGAGGAAGCTGAAGCCCGTTCGAGGGAAGAAGCAGAGCGGCAGCGTCTAGAGCGGGAAAAGCACTTCCAGCGGGAGGAGCAGGAGCGGCAGGAACGTAAAAAG CGTCTGGAAGAGATAATGAAGAGGACTCGGAAATCAGAAGTTGCTGAAACCAAG AAGCAGGACCGAAAGGAGGCCACAGCCAACAATTCCAGCCAAG ACCCAGAGAAAGCAGTGGAGGCCAGGCCCTCGGGCCTGCAGAAGGACACTATGCAGAAAGAGGAGCTGCCCCCCCAAGAGCCACAGTGGAG CCTGCCAAGCAAAGAGCTGCCAGGGTCCCTGGTGAATGGTCTGCagcctcttccagcacaccaggAGAATGGCTTCTCCCCCAAGGGACCTTCTGGGGACAAGAGTCTGGGCCGAACACCAGAGGCACTTCTGCCCTTTGCGGAGGCAGAAGCCTTTCTCAAGAAAGCTGTGGTGCAGCCCCCGCAGGTCACAG aAGTCCTTTAA
- the Map7d1 gene encoding MAP7 domain-containing protein 1 isoform X5 → MESGPHAEPGPGASPAVVARIPPEPRPSPEGDPSPPPPPPPMSTLVPDTPPDTPPAMKNAISPKPETPAEQVEPRPALLQEDSPSSDSKSRGPTPPASGPRDARPPRRSSQPSPTAVPASDSPSTKQDVKKAGERHKLAKERREERAKYLAAKKAVWLEKEEKAKVLREKQLQERRRRLEEQRLKAEQRRAALEERQRQKLEKNKERYEAAIQRSVKKTWAEIRQQRWSWAGALHHSSPGRRTNRSLQLSAWESSIVDRLMTPTLSFLARSRSAVTLPRNGRDQGRGGGPGRRPIRGRAGASLGPGPHPDRTHPSAAVPVCPRSASASPLTPCSAPRSVHRCTPAGERGERRKPGSGGSPALARRRPEASPVQKKEKKDKERENEKEKSALARERSLKKRQSLPASVRPRLSTGASSQPSPKSKARTSSPSTSWPRPASPCLSPGPGHALPPKPPSPRGTTASSKGRVRRKEEAKESPSPAVAQDKNQDKGRASDEKEPAGPPSPAPSPVPSPSPAQPQKEHPTVETPADMPVLISSPAPAPPVTPSKPMAGTTDREEATRLLAEKRRQAREQREREEQERRLQAERDKRMREEQLAREAEARAEREAEARRREEQEAREKAQAEQEEQERLQKQKEEAEARSREEAERQRLEREKHFQREEQERQERKKRLEEIMKRTRKSEVAETKVVDIALEPDCSSSSKQKQDRKEATANNSSQDPEKAVEARPSGLQKDTMQKEELPPQEPQWSLPSKELPGSLVNGLQPLPAHQENGFSPKGPSGDKSLGRTPEALLPFAEAEAFLKKAVVQPPQVTEVL, encoded by the exons ATGGAGAGCGGCCCGCACGCGGAGCCGGGTCCCGGCGCATCCCCAG CTGTGGTAGCCAGGATCCCCCCAGAGCCAAGACCTTCTCCAGAAGGTGACCCttctccacctccaccaccaccaccaatgtcAACCCTGGTCCCTGACACTCCCCCGGATACCCCTCCTGCCATGAAGAATGCCATTAGCCCCAAACCAGAGACCCCCGCCGAGCAGGTTGAGCCCAGACCAGCCCTGCTGCAGGAAGATTCCCCTTCCTCAGACTCAAAGAGCAGAGGACCCACCCCACCTGCCTCAGGCCCGAGGGATGCCAGGCCTCCTCGAAGGAGCAGCCAGCCCTCACCAACAGCAGTGCCAGCCTCTGACAGCCCTTCCACTAAGCAGG ATGTCAAGAAGGCAGGAGAGAGACACAAGCTGGCAAAGGAGCGGCGAGAAGAGCGGGCCAAGTACCTGG CGGCCAAGAAGGCAGTGTGgctagagaaggaggagaaggccaAGGTGCTACGGGAAAAACAGCTCCAGGAGCGCCGGCGGCGGCTAGAAGAACAACGGCTGAAAGCCGAACAACGCCGGGCAGCCCTGGAGGAGAGGCAGCGGCAGAAGCTCGAGAAAAACAAG GAGCGCTACGAAGCAGCCATCCAGAGGTCAGTGAAGAAGACATGGGCTGAAATCCGGCAGCAGCGCTGGTCCTGGGCAGGGGCCCTACACCACAGCTCTCCAGGACGTAGGACTA ATCGCAGCCTGCAGCTGAGCGCGTGGGAGAGCAGCATCGTGGACCGTCTGATGACGCCCACCCTCTCCTTCCTGGCTCGGAGTCGCAGTGCGGTCACCCTGCCCCGAAATGGCCGCGACCAGGGTAGGGGCGGCGGCCCTGGGAGACGCCCCATCAGGGGCCGGGCAGGGGCCAGCCTCGGGCCTGGACCGCACCCCGACCGCACTCATCCCTCCGCAGCCGTGCCCGTGTGCCCGCGCTCGGCCTCCGCCAGCCCCCTGACGCCTTGCAGCGCCCCTCGGAGCGTGCACCGCTGCACCCCCGCCGGGGAGCGCGGGGAGCGGCGCAAGCCCGGCTCCGGCGGCAGCCCTGCTTTGGCCCGCCGCCGGCCGGAAGCCTCGCCG gtgcagaagaaagagaagaaggataaGGAGCGGGAAAACGAGAAGGAAAAAAGCGCCCTAGCCCGGGAGCGCAGCCTTAAGAAGCGCCAGTCCCTGCCTGCCTCTGTGCGTCCGCGCCTCTCCACGGGCGCATCCTCCCAGCCCAG CCCTAAATCCAAGGCCCGGACGTCCTCTCCCTCCACATCCTGGCCTAGGCCTGCCTCTCCTTGCCTTAGCCCTGGGCCTGGCCATGCTCTGCCTCCAAAACCACCATCCCCCCGAGGCACTACTGCATCATCCAAGGGGCGAGTTCggaggaaggaggaggcaaaGGAGAGCCCCAGCCCAGCAGTGGCTCAGGACAAGAACCAGGACAAGGGCAGGGCCAGTGATGAGAAGGAGCCTGCGGGCCCACCCTCACCAGCACCCTCACCTGTGCCCTcacccagcccagctcagccccagaAGGAGCATCCCACAGTGGAGACCCCTGCAG ATATGCCTGTCCTGAtctcatccccagcccctgctcccccGGTGACCCCTAGCAAACCCATGGCTGGCACCACAGACAGAGAAGAGGCCACTCGTCTCCTTGCTGAAAAGCGGCGCCAGGCCCGGGAACAGCGGGAGCGGGAGGAGCAGGAGCGGAGGCTACAGGCGGAAAGGGACAA GCGAATGCGGGAAGAGCAGCTGGCACGAGAGGCTGAGGCTCGGGCTGAGCGGGAGGCCGAGGCCCGGAGGCGGGAGGAGCAGGAGGCCCGAGAGAAGGCACAGGctgagcaggaggagcaggaacgGCTGCAGAAGCAG AAAGAGGAAGCTGAAGCCCGTTCGAGGGAAGAAGCAGAGCGGCAGCGTCTAGAGCGGGAAAAGCACTTCCAGCGGGAGGAGCAGGAGCGGCAGGAACGTAAAAAG CGTCTGGAAGAGATAATGAAGAGGACTCGGAAATCAGAAGTTGCTGAAACCAAG GTGGTTGACATAGCCCTTGAGCCTGACTGCTCTTCCTCTTCAAAGCAGAAGCAGGACCGAAAGGAGGCCACAGCCAACAATTCCAGCCAAG ACCCAGAGAAAGCAGTGGAGGCCAGGCCCTCGGGCCTGCAGAAGGACACTATGCAGAAAGAGGAGCTGCCCCCCCAAGAGCCACAGTGGAG CCTGCCAAGCAAAGAGCTGCCAGGGTCCCTGGTGAATGGTCTGCagcctcttccagcacaccaggAGAATGGCTTCTCCCCCAAGGGACCTTCTGGGGACAAGAGTCTGGGCCGAACACCAGAGGCACTTCTGCCCTTTGCGGAGGCAGAAGCCTTTCTCAAGAAAGCTGTGGTGCAGCCCCCGCAGGTCACAG aAGTCCTTTAA